The proteins below come from a single Arthrobacter sp. B1I2 genomic window:
- a CDS encoding carbohydrate ABC transporter permease, giving the protein MTQSPTLSRRSAQSAPTLPRKSRQRGVDARAGYTFLLPWLLGFIALTVGPMISSLYLSFTNYNLFDPPKWIGLDNYTTLFQDERFLQSVGVTVGYVVFGTPLKLAAALAVAMLLNSKRRGQGFYRSAFYAPSLIGASVSIAIVWKAMFGDSGPVDQGLSFFGINLGGWVGNPAMTMPMFILLTVWQFGAPMVIFLAGLKQIPTDLYEAASMDGAGPVRKFLNITWPMLSPVIFFNLLMETIHAFQIFASAYIISNGEGGPAGSTLFYTLYLYLRGFSDFRMGYASAMAWLLVIVVGIITLIFFRTSKSWVHYSGDAK; this is encoded by the coding sequence GTGACACAAAGCCCAACTCTGAGCAGGCGTTCGGCGCAATCCGCTCCCACGCTGCCGCGCAAGTCGCGGCAGCGTGGTGTGGACGCCCGCGCCGGCTACACCTTCCTGCTGCCCTGGCTGCTGGGATTCATCGCCCTCACGGTTGGGCCCATGATTTCCTCGCTGTACTTGTCGTTCACCAATTACAACCTGTTCGATCCGCCCAAGTGGATCGGCCTGGACAACTACACCACCCTCTTCCAGGACGAACGGTTCCTGCAGTCAGTGGGCGTGACCGTGGGCTATGTGGTCTTCGGTACCCCGCTGAAGCTCGCCGCAGCGCTGGCGGTTGCGATGCTCTTGAACAGCAAGCGCCGCGGCCAGGGTTTCTACCGGTCCGCGTTCTACGCCCCGTCCCTGATCGGCGCGTCCGTGTCCATCGCGATCGTCTGGAAGGCCATGTTCGGCGATTCCGGTCCGGTGGACCAGGGCCTGTCCTTCTTCGGGATCAACCTGGGCGGGTGGGTGGGCAACCCGGCCATGACCATGCCGATGTTCATCCTGCTGACCGTCTGGCAGTTCGGTGCCCCGATGGTGATCTTCCTCGCCGGCCTGAAGCAGATCCCCACCGATCTCTACGAGGCGGCGTCCATGGACGGAGCCGGCCCGGTGCGGAAGTTCTTGAACATCACCTGGCCCATGCTCTCCCCGGTGATCTTCTTCAACCTGCTGATGGAAACCATCCATGCGTTCCAGATTTTCGCGTCGGCCTACATCATTTCCAACGGTGAAGGCGGCCCGGCCGGCTCCACTCTCTTCTACACCCTTTACCTGTACCTGCGGGGCTTCAGCGATTTCCGGATGGGATATGCCTCCGCAATGGCATGGCTGCTGGTCATCGTGGTCGGCATCATCACGCTGATCTTCTTCCGCACGTCCAAATCCTGGGTCCACTACAGCGGTGATGCAAAATGA
- a CDS encoding MFS transporter, giving the protein MPSRRTRSAPAAALPHLSQPRWYHPLKQHNYRLFLAMQLAGSLGVWMQRLAQDWLVLQLTGSPAAVGAAVALQFLPMLVVGPLAGLVVDIFPKRRIMMVCQSVIVLLGLGLAAWAASGTITVAVVYASCIALGITAAVDQPTRQVFVNEVVGDAALRPAIGLNNALSQLGAMAGPALSGVLIAQAGPAAAFASNALIGVVVLGLIAAIRNHELHPSTPAARGRGQVLAGFRYVRERPRLLLVILLAGLLGAFGMNGPVVLAAFAERVWHNGVEGFGLFNTVSAVGALAGALLAARLGNMGRRGIVAAAGLFGLFQLVAALMPTLLLFVAMLVVVGMMTLLFLTSAATAVQLEAGPAIRGRVMALYLPLLLGGHACGGLLAGWLTEQFGVRAGLVVTGGLGMLSAVVVGLLLWWHRRRQRFATRG; this is encoded by the coding sequence GTGCCCTCCCGCCGCACCCGTTCCGCACCGGCGGCGGCCCTTCCGCACCTCAGCCAGCCCCGCTGGTACCACCCTCTAAAGCAGCACAACTACCGGCTGTTCCTGGCCATGCAGTTGGCCGGAAGCCTTGGCGTGTGGATGCAGCGCCTGGCCCAGGACTGGCTGGTGCTGCAGCTGACCGGAAGCCCTGCCGCGGTGGGGGCCGCCGTCGCCCTGCAATTCCTGCCCATGCTGGTGGTGGGGCCGCTCGCGGGCCTGGTGGTGGATATCTTCCCTAAGCGCCGGATCATGATGGTGTGCCAGTCCGTTATCGTGCTGCTCGGCCTGGGGCTGGCGGCGTGGGCCGCAAGCGGCACCATCACTGTGGCGGTCGTTTACGCGAGCTGCATTGCCCTGGGTATCACCGCAGCGGTGGACCAGCCCACCCGGCAGGTCTTCGTCAACGAGGTGGTGGGCGACGCCGCCCTGCGTCCCGCCATCGGACTGAACAATGCGCTGTCCCAACTTGGCGCCATGGCCGGACCTGCACTAAGCGGGGTCCTTATTGCCCAGGCCGGACCGGCAGCCGCCTTCGCCTCAAACGCGCTGATCGGCGTGGTGGTGCTGGGCTTGATTGCCGCCATTCGCAACCATGAGCTGCACCCCAGTACTCCGGCCGCGCGGGGGCGCGGGCAGGTGCTCGCTGGTTTCCGGTATGTCCGGGAACGGCCGCGGCTGCTCCTCGTCATCCTGCTGGCGGGCCTGCTGGGAGCCTTTGGCATGAACGGTCCCGTGGTCCTTGCCGCCTTCGCCGAGCGGGTGTGGCACAACGGCGTGGAGGGCTTTGGCCTGTTCAATACCGTGAGCGCCGTCGGTGCCCTGGCCGGGGCACTCCTGGCTGCCCGGCTGGGGAACATGGGCCGCAGGGGCATCGTGGCTGCGGCGGGTCTCTTCGGGCTGTTCCAGTTGGTGGCCGCCCTCATGCCCACCCTGCTGCTGTTCGTCGCCATGCTGGTGGTGGTGGGCATGATGACGCTGTTGTTCCTGACCAGCGCCGCCACCGCCGTCCAGCTTGAGGCGGGGCCAGCCATCCGCGGCCGCGTCATGGCCCTGTACCTTCCGCTCCTGCTGGGTGGCCATGCGTGCGGCGGCCTCCTGGCGGGCTGGCTGACCGAACAGTTCGGCGTCCGCGCCGGCCTGGTAGTCACCGGCGGCCTGGGCATGCTCTCCGCGGTTGTGGTGGGCCTGCTGCTGTGGTGGCACAGGCGGCGCCAGCGGTTCGCTACGCGGGGGTGA
- a CDS encoding Poxvirus protein I5: MSVMGSTTPASGHEPIPVNRFALFSETLLAGVLVLVLSIPLVTIPAAYAAGTAHLERHLNGKDDSVRGLWGLFKAALPGSWKLGITTAAAAVVIVLNLLLAWVGQLPGRGVVLPATLLLGAGAAVLLLRTASLWSDFSGSATTGKDAWRQAFDAGQTVSLRDWTGSLLLASALFCAVVFVWMLAALFVVVPGTLILAAAAVKLRSNRRRH; this comes from the coding sequence ATGAGCGTCATGGGCAGCACCACACCCGCATCCGGCCACGAGCCCATTCCGGTGAACCGGTTCGCCCTGTTCTCCGAAACCCTCCTGGCAGGGGTGCTGGTGCTGGTGCTGTCCATCCCGCTTGTCACCATCCCCGCCGCCTACGCGGCCGGGACCGCCCACCTCGAGCGGCACCTGAACGGCAAGGATGATTCCGTCCGCGGCCTCTGGGGCCTGTTCAAGGCTGCCCTGCCGGGCAGTTGGAAACTTGGGATCACCACTGCGGCAGCCGCCGTCGTCATTGTCCTCAACCTTTTGCTTGCATGGGTGGGGCAGCTTCCGGGCCGCGGCGTGGTGCTGCCAGCCACCCTGCTCCTCGGCGCCGGCGCTGCCGTCCTGCTGCTCCGCACGGCGTCCTTATGGTCGGACTTTTCCGGCTCAGCCACCACGGGGAAGGACGCCTGGCGCCAGGCGTTCGACGCCGGCCAGACGGTATCCCTGCGTGACTGGACGGGGTCCCTGCTGCTCGCTTCCGCCCTGTTTTGCGCCGTGGTGTTCGTCTGGATGCTTGCCGCGCTCTTCGTAGTGGTTCCCGGCACCCTGATCCTGGCCGCGGCCGCGGTGAAACTGCGATCCAACCGCCGCCGGCACTGA
- a CDS encoding carbohydrate ABC transporter permease — protein MTTTATPTQSTPDASAQAYDPKSESVGTKRAKSAVFHLVALILTGIVLYPGLWMIASSFKPNSEIGGGNTSLWSNNFSFDNFVTAMDGIGGVSTLQFFTNSLILAIGAVVGTVLSASVSAYAFARINFPGRSIFFGMMIATLLLPFHVVIIPQYIVFQQLGLVDTYVPLLIGKFLAADAFFVFLMVQFMRGLPAELDEAARIDGAGHVRIFGSIMLPLMKPALISTSIFSFIWSWNDFLGPLLYLNTPDKYPLPLALRLFVDQTQSSDYGAMIAMSVLALLPVLIFFLIFQRYIVEGVSTQGLKG, from the coding sequence ATGACAACCACGGCAACCCCTACCCAGTCCACCCCGGACGCCAGCGCCCAGGCCTACGACCCGAAATCCGAATCTGTGGGGACCAAGCGGGCCAAGAGCGCCGTCTTCCACCTCGTGGCCCTCATCCTTACCGGCATCGTGCTCTACCCCGGCCTGTGGATGATCGCCTCGTCCTTCAAGCCCAACTCCGAGATCGGCGGCGGCAACACGTCGCTGTGGTCCAACAACTTCAGCTTCGACAACTTCGTCACGGCGATGGACGGGATCGGCGGGGTATCCACCCTGCAGTTCTTCACCAACTCACTGATCCTGGCCATCGGCGCCGTCGTGGGGACAGTCCTTTCGGCCAGCGTCTCTGCCTACGCCTTCGCCCGGATCAACTTCCCCGGCCGCAGTATCTTCTTCGGCATGATGATCGCCACGCTGCTGCTGCCCTTCCATGTGGTGATCATCCCGCAGTACATCGTGTTCCAGCAGCTGGGCCTGGTGGACACCTACGTCCCGTTGCTGATCGGCAAGTTCCTGGCCGCGGACGCGTTCTTCGTCTTCCTCATGGTCCAGTTCATGCGCGGCCTGCCAGCTGAGCTGGATGAGGCGGCAAGGATCGACGGGGCCGGACATGTCCGGATCTTCGGTTCCATCATGCTGCCGCTGATGAAGCCGGCCCTGATCTCCACCTCGATCTTCTCCTTCATCTGGAGCTGGAACGACTTCCTGGGCCCGCTGCTCTACCTGAACACCCCGGACAAGTACCCGCTGCCGCTGGCACTGCGGCTCTTCGTGGACCAGACGCAGTCCTCGGACTACGGCGCCATGATCGCGATGTCCGTCCTGGCCCTGCTGCCGGTGCTGATCTTCTTCCTGATCTTCCAGCGGTACATTGTTGAAGGCGTCTCCACCCAGGGCCTCAAGGGCTGA
- a CDS encoding family 78 glycoside hydrolase catalytic domain → MGRHEPAVPGTTTLSAGAGQLHATNLLTDGLAPCLTAASSPGFSWQLGQDDGGDRALARQTGYELEVQDSQGAVRWSSGPVASSRQRGVPYGGPALDDDSDYAWRVRIRDAAGTTGAWSSPEPFSTGLSDGSWQSEWISRAPGGRAPLEILGHALRVAGSPFLPVPCPVLRSFRLETRLRPVMGRAGLLLRSSGAGTGLLLELGADGDLVLRSAPEWEIPSPAAPETAVLASARAEVTAPGTWRNLAVSDDGLTIRVEVDGTELLAVDEPAAAQAGGRLALHQGPRSQAEYAWLRITGAAPGRTEAVLLDHRFDAGDDHALACLADWPRTTGHRQPDEWTLFRTTVQLTGAVRRARLYVAANHHAQLSVAGTDCLSTTSFGYPGEGYYDAADVTGLLAAHPAGTPVPVTALLHWYGPGQGRAAGVPGLLVRLTVDYDDGRRHLLASGPGWSAGEAPYRQSGYRNDEGDPVEHLDGYAAASLDAAADLPAAISSGHHPSSDFPRLHPRRTFLAGEFMAPQQFLSADDGTMVADFGQVIPARPEVDFLDGVPGRTVMLRAGYVLRSDGRVDAGKTASQNTDMSFPYTQASGPQQHRATVHLGFRYLELPGVDAAEVSRVGAVTVHGSHPGEGSFSSSDPTLDAVFWLLRDSALYGVQEQFVDTPTREKGQFLADAANISYATMALFGEHACTAQALREFAWSARRYWTSGADKGRYNAVYPNGDGKRDIPDFSLMLPEWAEEYHLRTGDLALVRELLPHLCNTADYALRYVSAEGPTAGLVTRLGGGSGPYLHGIVDWPAPGRFGYDMECAAKTTVNVQAYSALLSTARLCSAAGDEDAAIRYAAAARMLADAIRTRLRVDGVMVDGLYADGTPSAHASQHATSFPLSLGITGPAYAAADAARIAGMGMRQGPMTVHRLVRALLTQGMTDAVLDLLTNKEQPGWARLLDHGATFTWEAWDLADGSDYSQSHAWSASVLKEILEYLLGVRYSAPGGDQVLIEPPLCRLEYARGSVPVGNGYVHASWRRSGGQVELECSVPPGTTATVRLPAGTYGVKGPGADAAVVLSVANGHDEAHPATRGFRVHTGTWSFTPA, encoded by the coding sequence ATGGGACGTCACGAACCAGCGGTTCCCGGGACCACCACTCTTTCCGCGGGTGCGGGTCAACTCCATGCGACCAACCTCCTGACGGACGGGCTTGCACCGTGCCTGACAGCGGCCTCCTCCCCCGGGTTCAGCTGGCAGCTGGGGCAGGACGACGGCGGTGATCGGGCGCTGGCGCGGCAAACCGGCTACGAGCTTGAGGTTCAGGACAGCCAAGGGGCCGTCAGGTGGAGCTCGGGACCGGTGGCGTCCTCTCGCCAGCGCGGCGTTCCCTACGGCGGCCCGGCGCTCGACGACGACTCTGACTACGCCTGGCGCGTCCGCATCCGTGACGCAGCCGGCACTACAGGCGCCTGGTCATCTCCGGAGCCTTTCAGCACGGGTCTTTCGGACGGCTCGTGGCAGTCCGAGTGGATCAGCCGCGCCCCGGGCGGACGCGCCCCGCTGGAAATCCTCGGCCACGCACTCCGCGTAGCCGGTTCCCCCTTCCTGCCTGTTCCCTGCCCCGTTCTGCGCAGCTTCCGGCTCGAAACCCGGCTCCGCCCCGTGATGGGCCGGGCCGGCCTGCTCCTGCGCAGCAGCGGTGCGGGAACCGGGCTGCTGCTGGAGCTGGGCGCGGACGGAGACCTTGTGCTCCGCAGCGCCCCGGAATGGGAGATCCCCTCCCCCGCGGCTCCGGAGACGGCGGTATTGGCGAGTGCCCGGGCCGAGGTCACGGCACCGGGTACCTGGCGGAACCTCGCTGTCAGCGACGACGGGCTGACCATCCGCGTGGAGGTGGACGGAACAGAACTGCTGGCAGTTGACGAACCGGCAGCTGCGCAGGCCGGCGGCAGGCTCGCTCTGCACCAGGGTCCGCGGAGCCAGGCGGAGTATGCGTGGCTCCGCATCACTGGTGCCGCTCCCGGCCGGACCGAAGCTGTCCTGCTCGACCACCGTTTCGATGCGGGCGATGACCACGCCCTCGCGTGCCTGGCGGATTGGCCCCGCACCACAGGACACCGCCAGCCGGATGAGTGGACCCTGTTCCGGACCACAGTCCAGCTCACGGGAGCCGTCCGGCGGGCCCGGCTGTACGTGGCGGCCAACCACCACGCCCAGTTGTCCGTGGCAGGGACGGACTGCCTGAGCACCACCTCGTTCGGCTACCCGGGCGAGGGCTACTACGACGCCGCCGACGTCACCGGCCTGCTCGCAGCACACCCCGCGGGCACGCCCGTGCCAGTGACGGCGCTGCTCCACTGGTACGGTCCGGGCCAGGGCCGCGCTGCAGGCGTCCCAGGCCTCCTGGTCCGGCTCACAGTGGACTACGACGACGGGCGCCGGCATCTTCTTGCCTCGGGTCCGGGCTGGTCCGCGGGTGAGGCGCCGTACCGCCAGTCGGGCTACCGCAACGACGAGGGCGATCCCGTCGAGCACCTGGACGGCTATGCCGCGGCGTCCCTGGACGCTGCCGCTGACCTTCCTGCCGCCATCAGCTCCGGCCACCACCCGTCGTCGGACTTTCCCCGGCTGCACCCCCGCCGGACCTTCCTTGCCGGGGAGTTCATGGCCCCGCAGCAGTTCCTGTCCGCCGACGACGGCACGATGGTTGCGGACTTCGGCCAGGTCATCCCCGCACGGCCCGAGGTTGACTTCCTGGACGGCGTCCCCGGGCGCACCGTGATGCTCCGGGCCGGTTATGTCCTCCGGTCCGATGGCAGGGTTGACGCCGGGAAGACCGCCAGCCAGAACACCGACATGTCCTTCCCCTACACCCAGGCCTCCGGTCCGCAGCAGCACCGGGCCACGGTGCATCTGGGTTTCCGCTACCTCGAGCTTCCAGGCGTTGATGCCGCGGAAGTCTCCCGCGTTGGCGCCGTCACCGTGCACGGCAGCCACCCCGGCGAGGGCAGTTTCAGCAGCTCGGACCCCACGCTGGACGCCGTATTCTGGCTGCTCCGCGACTCGGCGCTGTATGGCGTCCAGGAGCAGTTCGTGGACACGCCCACCAGGGAAAAGGGCCAGTTCCTGGCCGACGCCGCGAACATCTCCTACGCCACCATGGCGCTCTTCGGCGAACACGCCTGCACGGCGCAGGCGCTGCGGGAGTTCGCCTGGTCCGCCCGCCGCTACTGGACCTCCGGCGCGGACAAGGGCCGTTACAACGCCGTGTACCCCAATGGGGACGGTAAACGGGACATCCCGGATTTTTCCCTGATGCTCCCGGAATGGGCGGAGGAGTACCACCTGCGTACGGGCGATCTTGCCCTGGTCCGGGAGCTGCTGCCCCACTTGTGCAACACGGCCGACTACGCCCTGCGGTACGTTTCCGCGGAAGGTCCGACGGCGGGACTGGTCACCAGGCTGGGCGGGGGCTCCGGGCCCTACCTGCACGGCATCGTGGACTGGCCCGCACCCGGCCGGTTCGGCTACGACATGGAGTGCGCTGCCAAAACCACCGTCAACGTCCAGGCCTACTCGGCACTGCTGTCAACGGCCCGGCTCTGCAGCGCGGCAGGTGATGAGGACGCGGCAATCCGGTACGCCGCCGCGGCCCGCATGCTCGCCGATGCCATTCGTACGCGTTTGCGCGTGGACGGAGTCATGGTGGACGGGCTGTACGCAGACGGGACACCGAGCGCCCACGCTTCCCAGCATGCAACGTCTTTCCCGTTGTCCCTGGGCATTACCGGGCCTGCGTACGCTGCCGCTGATGCCGCCCGGATTGCCGGAATGGGAATGCGCCAGGGGCCCATGACGGTCCACCGGCTGGTCCGGGCATTGTTGACCCAGGGGATGACGGACGCGGTGCTTGATCTGCTCACGAACAAGGAGCAGCCGGGGTGGGCGCGGCTCCTGGACCACGGGGCCACCTTTACCTGGGAGGCGTGGGACCTCGCGGACGGCAGCGACTACAGCCAGTCCCATGCCTGGTCCGCTTCCGTGCTCAAGGAGATCCTGGAATACCTGCTCGGCGTCCGCTACAGCGCTCCCGGCGGTGACCAGGTGCTGATCGAACCGCCCCTCTGCCGACTGGAATATGCCCGCGGCAGTGTTCCGGTGGGCAACGGGTATGTGCACGCCAGCTGGCGCCGGAGCGGCGGGCAGGTGGAACTGGAGTGCAGCGTTCCGCCCGGAACCACGGCCACCGTCCGGCTGCCCGCCGGCACTTACGGGGTCAAGGGGCCCGGTGCAGATGCCGCCGTCGTGCTGTCCGTTGCTAATGGCCACGATGAAGCCCACCCGGCCACGCGCGGCTTCCGGGTGCACACCGGAACCTGGTCGTTCACCCCCGCGTAG